In Stenotrophomonas sp. 610A2, one DNA window encodes the following:
- a CDS encoding NAD kinase: protein MSPRIAFLASTVETAQQARVTLAARYGDHNPEDADVICPLGGDGFMLQTLHRHGSKGKPVFGMKLGTVGFLMNHHREDDLIQRLALAEPAHLRPLEMIALTESGTTTGSLAYNDVSMLRQTRQAAHIGIDLNGQQRVEELICDGVLVSTPAGSTAYNYSAHGPILPLGSNTIALTPLAPYRPRRWRGAILKAETEVRFRVLDPYKRPVSVTADSHETRDVVEVTIRESRERQVTLLFDPEHNLEERILSEQFMV, encoded by the coding sequence GTGTCCCCCCGAATCGCATTCCTCGCCAGCACCGTCGAGACTGCCCAGCAGGCCCGTGTCACCCTGGCTGCCCGCTACGGCGACCACAACCCGGAGGACGCGGACGTGATCTGCCCGCTGGGCGGCGATGGCTTCATGTTGCAGACCCTGCATCGCCATGGCAGCAAGGGCAAGCCGGTGTTCGGCATGAAACTGGGCACCGTCGGCTTCCTGATGAACCACCATCGCGAAGACGATCTGATCCAGCGTCTGGCCTTGGCTGAGCCAGCCCACCTGCGGCCGCTGGAAATGATCGCGCTAACCGAATCCGGCACCACCACCGGTTCGCTGGCCTATAACGACGTCTCGATGCTGCGCCAGACCCGCCAGGCCGCGCATATCGGCATCGATCTCAATGGCCAGCAGCGGGTGGAAGAGCTTATCTGCGACGGCGTGCTGGTCTCCACCCCCGCCGGCAGCACCGCGTATAACTACTCGGCGCACGGTCCGATCCTGCCGCTGGGTTCGAACACCATCGCCTTGACCCCGTTGGCGCCGTATCGCCCGCGGCGTTGGCGTGGCGCCATCCTCAAGGCCGAGACCGAAGTACGCTTCCGCGTGCTTGATCCTTACAAGCGCCCGGTCAGCGTCACCGCCGATTCGCACGAAACCCGCGACGTGGTGGAAGTGACCATCCGTGAGTCGCGCGAGCGCCAGGTGACCCTGCTGTTCGACCCCGAGCACAACCTCGAAGAACGCATCCTGAGCGAACAGTTCATGGTCTGA